Proteins encoded in a region of the Gulosibacter sediminis genome:
- a CDS encoding amino acid ABC transporter ATP-binding protein has product MSQQPMIEAVNVEKHYGDNHVLKGVSLEVERGEVLCLVGASGSGKSTFLRCMNHLEAVDGGELYVEGSLVGYEEKNGKLYELAERQVCKRREDIGMVFQSFNLFPHMTVLQNIIEGPTQVKGESKKVATERAHKLLDRVGLAEKATAYPKQLSGGQQQRVAIARALAMEPKLMLFDEPTSALDPELVGEVLGVMRDLANDGMTMVVVTHEMAFAEEVGDILAFMDGGRIAQIGAPKDVIANPANDKIASFFSRVRHER; this is encoded by the coding sequence ATGAGCCAGCAACCAATGATTGAGGCCGTGAACGTCGAGAAGCACTATGGCGACAACCACGTGCTCAAGGGCGTCTCACTCGAAGTCGAACGCGGCGAAGTACTCTGCCTCGTCGGCGCATCGGGATCCGGAAAGTCGACTTTCCTCCGATGCATGAACCACCTCGAAGCAGTTGACGGTGGCGAGCTCTACGTTGAGGGAAGCCTTGTCGGCTACGAGGAGAAGAACGGCAAGCTCTACGAACTCGCCGAGCGCCAGGTCTGCAAACGTCGTGAGGACATCGGCATGGTGTTCCAGAGCTTCAACCTATTCCCCCACATGACGGTGCTGCAAAACATCATCGAAGGCCCGACCCAGGTCAAGGGCGAGTCGAAGAAGGTCGCAACCGAGCGTGCACACAAACTGCTTGACCGCGTGGGACTCGCGGAAAAGGCAACCGCCTATCCGAAGCAGCTCTCGGGTGGCCAGCAGCAGCGCGTTGCGATCGCCCGAGCCCTCGCCATGGAGCCGAAGCTCATGCTGTTCGACGAACCCACGAGTGCGCTCGACCCTGAGCTCGTCGGCGAGGTGCTTGGTGTCATGCGCGACCTCGCGAACGACGGCATGACGATGGTTGTTGTCACCCATGAGATGGCGTTCGCAGAGGAGGTCGGCGACATCCTCGCGTTCATGGACGGCGGCCGCATCGCACAGATCGGCGCACCCAAGGACGTCATCGCGAACCCCGCGAACGACAAGATCGCGAGCTTCTTCTCACGAGTTCGCCACGAACGTTAA
- a CDS encoding aspartate/glutamate racemase family protein, producing MSRPRILVINPNRSVSMTRAIDSVARAAAPETEVMTLCVSYGPESIESEADAALAAVAVLECILEHPAYDGYVIACFDDPGLEAARELTTQPVVGIAESAARAAAAYTPEDVGVLVVREGVVHRVRDTLARYACGSQAKYHSLDGSVASLARGDDATAQQFEDAARAAAEAGARAAVLACAGFGQYARRIAESSGLEVIDGVVEGVRHATALIREGHQNHPITPMPFSGIRSHRPVWADKADRKATLP from the coding sequence ATGAGCCGTCCCCGAATCCTCGTCATCAACCCCAACCGATCGGTGAGCATGACGCGTGCGATCGACTCGGTCGCCCGGGCCGCAGCCCCCGAGACCGAGGTGATGACCCTATGTGTCAGCTACGGCCCCGAATCAATCGAGTCCGAAGCCGACGCCGCCCTCGCCGCCGTCGCGGTGCTCGAATGCATCTTGGAGCATCCTGCCTACGATGGCTACGTCATCGCCTGCTTCGACGATCCCGGTCTCGAGGCTGCCCGCGAACTCACGACACAACCCGTCGTTGGCATCGCCGAATCTGCAGCACGCGCCGCGGCTGCATACACGCCCGAGGACGTGGGCGTGCTCGTTGTGCGTGAGGGCGTCGTTCACCGGGTGCGAGACACCCTCGCTCGCTATGCGTGTGGCTCGCAGGCGAAGTATCACTCGCTTGACGGCAGCGTCGCATCGCTTGCTCGCGGCGACGACGCGACGGCACAGCAGTTTGAGGACGCGGCCCGGGCAGCTGCCGAAGCGGGTGCGCGCGCCGCGGTGCTCGCATGCGCCGGGTTCGGTCAGTATGCCCGTCGAATCGCCGAATCCTCAGGGCTCGAGGTCATCGATGGTGTCGTCGAAGGAGTCCGCCACGCCACCGCGCTCATCCGCGAGGGGCACCAAAACCACCCCATCACACCGATGCCGTTCTCGGGCATCCGAAGTCACCGGCCAGTCTGGGCCGACAAGGCTGACAGAAAGGCAACCCTCCCATGA
- the hydA gene encoding dihydropyrimidinase, which yields MKQTSFVLHGGTVALPGGESVADIVVRDGRIDTITSSGAAEHLGLPVVNVAGKVVMPGGVDVHTHMDAPSGIGHTTDTHRTGTIAAAVGGTTTIVDYAPQPKEGTLLDAYGTWSDKAAGEAVIDYSFHVTASHLYEGFASDLATLVTEGIPSFKVFMAYKGDVMLDDGELFDVLRNAGRKGAQINIHAENGDVIDRIAADLVREGMTAPKYHELARPAQTEVEAVRRAIAIAEMAEAPAYFVHLSTEGAVEEVAAARQRGLPISAETCTHYLTLNRSVYDAPGFDAAKYVLTPPLREQEHVEGLWRGLKTGAVGIVSSDHCPLCMHGQKSLGRDDFRKIPNGGPGVEHRLMVLYDAAVAQGKLGLTRFVEVAAAEPARSAGLYPRKGVIAVGSDADLVIIDPNGTTTVSADTQYQHVDYALWEGWTLNGAINQVYSRGVLVAEDGKFVGPEGHGEFVRRFKN from the coding sequence ATGAAGCAAACATCATTCGTCCTGCACGGGGGCACCGTCGCCCTCCCCGGTGGTGAATCCGTCGCCGACATTGTCGTGCGCGACGGGAGGATCGACACGATTACCTCGTCGGGCGCCGCTGAACACCTCGGACTCCCGGTAGTCAACGTGGCGGGCAAGGTCGTGATGCCCGGTGGCGTTGATGTGCACACACATATGGATGCACCATCCGGCATCGGGCACACAACGGACACTCACCGCACGGGCACGATCGCTGCGGCCGTTGGCGGTACGACCACGATTGTCGACTACGCGCCGCAGCCCAAAGAAGGCACGCTGCTTGACGCCTACGGCACCTGGAGCGACAAGGCTGCAGGCGAGGCGGTTATCGACTACTCCTTCCACGTCACTGCATCGCACCTCTACGAGGGATTCGCTTCCGACCTTGCAACGCTGGTGACCGAGGGCATTCCGAGCTTCAAGGTCTTCATGGCCTACAAGGGCGACGTGATGCTCGACGACGGCGAGCTCTTTGACGTGCTCCGAAACGCAGGCCGCAAGGGCGCTCAGATCAATATTCACGCCGAGAACGGCGACGTCATCGACCGCATCGCCGCTGACCTCGTACGCGAAGGCATGACTGCACCGAAGTATCACGAGCTCGCCCGTCCGGCGCAGACCGAGGTCGAGGCAGTGCGACGGGCTATCGCGATCGCCGAGATGGCAGAGGCGCCCGCCTATTTCGTGCACCTATCCACCGAAGGCGCGGTCGAGGAGGTCGCAGCCGCACGACAGCGTGGCCTGCCAATCTCTGCCGAGACTTGCACGCACTACCTCACACTCAATCGCAGCGTGTACGACGCCCCGGGGTTCGACGCCGCGAAGTACGTGCTCACTCCCCCGCTTCGCGAGCAGGAGCACGTCGAAGGCCTGTGGAGAGGACTCAAGACCGGCGCAGTCGGCATCGTCTCTTCCGACCACTGCCCGCTCTGCATGCACGGCCAGAAATCGCTCGGGCGCGATGATTTCCGCAAGATTCCGAATGGCGGTCCGGGCGTAGAGCACCGCCTAATGGTGCTCTACGACGCCGCCGTGGCTCAGGGCAAACTTGGACTCACGAGGTTCGTCGAAGTTGCCGCGGCCGAGCCTGCACGTTCAGCCGGCCTCTACCCGCGCAAGGGCGTCATCGCGGTCGGTTCTGATGCCGACCTTGTGATCATTGACCCGAATGGCACCACAACCGTAAGCGCCGATACCCAATATCAGCACGTTGACTACGCCCTCTGGGAGGGCTGGACCCTGAACGGCGCGATCAACCAGGTGTACTCGCGTGGCGTGCTCGTCGCTGAGGACGGCAAGTTCGTCGGGCCCGAGGGTCACGGCGAGTTTGTGCGCAGGTTCAAGAACTAG
- a CDS encoding amino acid ABC transporter permease produces the protein MTSQSVTSSGTRGTPKEVVRIKHWGRWVSGIILVGLLAALIYAFAVGKIDWSYVGQYLTAPAVLSGLWATVYISVLSMLIGIVLGIFFAILRLSPSPVSQFFAWLYIWFFRGTPVYLQLLLWFNLALVFPTIGFFGIFEARTVDVMTPFLAALLGLGVNQGSYLTELIRGGILSVDHGQTQAAQALGMGRIKILRRIVLPQAMRVIVPPLGNEFIGLLKTSSLASAIAFQEVLFRSQQIYFVNTMVMELLLVAAFWYLIVVSIFSIGQYYVERYFARGQAVQQKKGLIEHVTTSLVTLPRSFKGQRKVERKVAKK, from the coding sequence ATGACGAGTCAGTCCGTAACCAGCTCGGGAACGAGAGGGACGCCTAAGGAAGTCGTCCGAATCAAACACTGGGGCCGCTGGGTCTCCGGCATCATCCTGGTCGGCCTTCTTGCCGCGCTCATCTATGCCTTCGCGGTTGGCAAGATCGACTGGTCCTACGTCGGTCAATACCTTACGGCCCCTGCAGTCCTTTCGGGCCTCTGGGCCACGGTATACATCTCGGTGCTCTCGATGCTCATCGGTATCGTCCTTGGCATCTTCTTCGCGATCCTCCGGCTCTCTCCCTCCCCCGTGTCACAGTTCTTCGCGTGGCTCTACATCTGGTTCTTCCGCGGCACACCGGTGTACCTGCAGCTGCTGCTCTGGTTCAACCTCGCGCTCGTGTTCCCGACGATAGGTTTCTTCGGCATCTTCGAAGCGCGCACCGTCGACGTCATGACCCCGTTCCTCGCGGCGCTGCTCGGCCTCGGCGTGAACCAAGGTTCGTACCTCACCGAACTCATCCGCGGCGGCATCCTCTCGGTCGACCACGGTCAGACGCAGGCAGCCCAGGCGCTTGGAATGGGTCGCATCAAGATCCTTCGCCGCATCGTGCTCCCGCAGGCCATGCGCGTCATCGTTCCTCCGCTCGGCAATGAGTTCATTGGCCTGCTCAAGACAAGTTCACTCGCCTCGGCCATCGCGTTCCAAGAGGTGCTGTTCCGATCGCAGCAGATCTACTTCGTCAACACGATGGTCATGGAACTGTTGCTCGTTGCCGCGTTCTGGTACCTCATCGTCGTGTCGATCTTCAGCATCGGTCAGTACTACGTCGAGCGGTACTTCGCTCGAGGTCAGGCAGTACAGCAAAAGAAGGGCCTGATCGAACACGTCACCACCTCGTTGGTGACGCTCCCCCGCTCTTTCAAGGGCCAGCGCAAGGTTGAGCGAAAGGTGGCGAAGAAGTAA
- the eda gene encoding bifunctional 4-hydroxy-2-oxoglutarate aldolase/2-dehydro-3-deoxy-phosphogluconate aldolase, giving the protein MEDAIAELDTALGRAPIVPVVVLEKVADSLPVAESLLRGGATVVEVTLRSDAALESITRITELCPDLIVGAGTVLTATDAERAAAAGARFLISPGFTDDVTSRAAELGIPAIPGVATASDVQRGVAAGMRRFKFFPAEANGGASALRALRGPFPDVTFVPTGGIGPDNLADYFATGNVCAVGGSWMVPIDVIARGDFTMIERLTREALATIAEACTAK; this is encoded by the coding sequence GTGGAGGACGCCATCGCCGAGCTCGATACCGCACTGGGCCGCGCCCCGATCGTGCCCGTCGTGGTACTCGAGAAGGTCGCCGACTCGCTCCCAGTCGCCGAGTCTCTACTGCGCGGGGGCGCTACCGTCGTGGAGGTCACGTTGCGAAGCGACGCCGCACTCGAGTCGATCACGCGCATCACCGAACTCTGTCCCGACCTCATCGTCGGTGCTGGCACGGTGCTCACCGCGACCGATGCGGAACGCGCCGCGGCTGCTGGTGCCCGCTTCCTCATCTCCCCAGGCTTCACCGACGACGTCACTTCACGCGCTGCCGAGCTCGGGATCCCCGCGATTCCAGGGGTCGCGACCGCAAGCGATGTGCAACGGGGGGTCGCCGCGGGAATGCGACGATTCAAGTTCTTCCCCGCCGAAGCGAACGGCGGCGCTTCGGCGTTGCGGGCTCTGCGCGGGCCATTCCCCGACGTCACGTTCGTGCCGACCGGTGGGATCGGCCCCGATAACCTCGCCGACTATTTCGCGACAGGCAACGTTTGCGCCGTAGGCGGCAGCTGGATGGTGCCAATCGACGTAATCGCCCGCGGCGACTTCACGATGATCGAACGGCTCACGCGCGAGGCGCTGGCCACCATCGCCGAGGCGTGCAC
- a CDS encoding FadR/GntR family transcriptional regulator has product MAEAALRNELASAKLTRALDIQQVEQLIDLLHVRRGVEREAAVLAASRATPEDLADLRANVEQYDNAVAEHGVDSNLGNDFHRLIIKAAHSPLLETLSNLTLNERIDALEPVLFVITKGHGTIGSDPKEHLAILDALERGDVQEADRVQTEHLTRLITEVEEFARTNDAELFQRILQLAR; this is encoded by the coding sequence ATGGCCGAAGCGGCCCTTCGCAACGAGCTCGCGAGCGCGAAGCTCACCCGAGCCCTTGACATTCAGCAGGTCGAGCAGCTGATTGATCTTCTGCACGTGCGCCGAGGGGTCGAGCGGGAAGCCGCGGTCCTCGCTGCTTCACGGGCGACGCCCGAGGACCTCGCAGACCTGCGTGCGAACGTGGAACAGTACGACAACGCAGTCGCCGAACACGGCGTCGATAGCAACCTCGGCAACGACTTCCATCGCCTGATCATCAAGGCTGCCCACAGTCCGCTGCTCGAGACTCTGTCAAACCTCACGCTCAACGAGCGCATCGACGCCCTTGAGCCGGTGCTGTTCGTCATCACTAAGGGTCACGGCACGATCGGCTCGGACCCGAAGGAACACCTCGCGATCCTCGACGCACTTGAGCGCGGCGACGTGCAGGAGGCCGACCGTGTGCAGACCGAGCACCTCACACGCCTCATTACCGAAGTGGAAGAGTTCGCGCGAACGAATGACGCCGAGCTGTTCCAGCGCATCCTGCAGCTGGCTCGATGA
- a CDS encoding NAD(P)/FAD-dependent oxidoreductase, giving the protein MRVGVIGAGVVGLSTAWHLVRGGAEVTVLDRTDDDRARASWGNAGHIVPAMSMPLPERRNLTAAATSFYKRSAAVTAPRSYDSETLRFLAEFAGNARHRKWMASLRETMPLNLLAIAAFEELESAGVETTRESAPFTSALTEHREAEGLFAHYAAVAEAGYDIDLRLLAGASLTAVEPLARLKRFGVELSGQSLVHPPKLLQGLREAVESLGVTVDLDIAVDQVERDGDRVIIIGQGARHDFDAVVIATGAALGRLAKPHGVRRPVVAGFGYSMSVEVPENTRGMLYFPSELIASTRLGDRLRVSSLMQIDRPDSGSRAASHARLLRTAQTVLPDADWRTVDDRWFGARPVSSDGKPLLGATDTPGIFVNGGHGMWGVTLGPITGKLVAASVLSSGRTRPPRGTEATR; this is encoded by the coding sequence ATGAGAGTTGGCGTAATCGGCGCGGGCGTCGTAGGGCTGAGCACGGCGTGGCACCTCGTTCGCGGTGGCGCGGAGGTAACGGTGCTTGACCGCACTGACGATGACCGAGCGCGCGCATCCTGGGGCAATGCCGGGCACATCGTGCCAGCCATGTCGATGCCACTGCCCGAACGGCGCAATCTCACGGCGGCGGCGACCAGCTTCTACAAACGCAGTGCCGCGGTCACCGCGCCGCGCTCGTACGACTCCGAAACGCTGCGGTTCCTCGCGGAATTCGCAGGGAACGCGCGGCACAGAAAATGGATGGCATCACTACGCGAAACGATGCCGCTCAACCTGCTCGCGATCGCGGCATTCGAGGAGCTCGAGTCCGCTGGCGTCGAGACCACACGCGAATCTGCGCCGTTCACTTCTGCCCTCACGGAGCACCGCGAGGCGGAAGGTCTGTTCGCACACTATGCTGCTGTCGCGGAGGCAGGTTACGACATCGACCTGCGGTTGCTCGCCGGTGCCTCACTAACAGCGGTCGAGCCGCTCGCACGGCTCAAGCGCTTCGGTGTCGAACTCTCGGGACAGTCACTCGTACATCCTCCGAAGCTGCTTCAAGGGCTTCGAGAAGCTGTGGAATCCCTCGGAGTAACCGTCGATCTCGACATCGCGGTCGACCAAGTGGAGCGCGACGGTGACCGCGTCATCATCATCGGTCAGGGCGCCAGGCACGACTTCGACGCGGTGGTCATTGCAACGGGCGCAGCCCTGGGCCGCCTTGCAAAGCCTCACGGCGTGCGCCGCCCTGTCGTCGCGGGTTTCGGCTACAGCATGTCAGTCGAAGTGCCAGAAAACACCCGCGGAATGCTCTACTTCCCGAGCGAGCTCATCGCGTCGACCCGCCTCGGCGATCGCTTACGAGTGTCCTCGCTCATGCAGATCGACCGGCCCGACTCAGGCTCGCGTGCTGCGAGCCACGCACGCCTGCTGCGCACAGCGCAGACGGTTCTGCCCGATGCCGACTGGCGCACGGTCGACGACCGCTGGTTTGGCGCGCGCCCCGTCTCGTCCGACGGCAAGCCGCTGCTCGGCGCAACCGACACCCCCGGCATCTTCGTCAACGGTGGGCACGGGATGTGGGGCGTCACTCTGGGCCCGATCACCGGCAAGCTCGTCGCCGCGTCAGTTCTGTCGTCAGGCCGCACCCGCCCCCCGCGAGGCACGGAGGCGACCCGATGA
- a CDS encoding amidohydrolase family protein, translating to MTKTLYRAPWIVAYQDGSHTLLENGCLVVEDDRIAFVGRHYEGEVDQEVKTRSIITPGLISTHAHMNESPIDKTIVEDANKRQFWSSSLIEILPPRASAMTDEDKEHCVDLSLATHLLTGTTTVMQMGEVSEYVVEAADRTGIRAYIAESYRSGRWLTRDGRRVEYEWFDDDGKKAMDAAAGLVRNIHERGNERLRGWLNPSQVDTCSEALLRESMELSQELDVPISIHAAQSLTEFVEMTRRNGRTPIEWLDDVGFLNDRVILGHALFLSGTPWVNFAGDDLGLIARSGASVSYNAWTFGRNGINMFSYDKYLKAGVNVCLGTDSDMQSMLESLRWTAVLGKIAERRSDGARADQAFNSATIDAANYLGRPDLGRISEGAKADLLFWNNDSPSMTPSRDPIKSIVYYAQPEDLRDVMVSGEYVVRDREVRGVDIERSVAAVKDAGRRVWSTWPEYDWGSRTIDEHIPLSYPRFA from the coding sequence ATGACAAAGACGCTGTACCGAGCCCCCTGGATCGTCGCCTACCAAGATGGTTCGCACACCCTGCTTGAGAACGGCTGTCTCGTGGTCGAAGACGACCGCATCGCGTTCGTGGGCCGTCACTACGAGGGCGAGGTCGACCAGGAGGTCAAAACCCGCTCGATCATCACACCCGGTCTCATCAGCACGCACGCTCACATGAACGAGTCCCCCATCGACAAGACGATCGTCGAGGACGCGAACAAGCGCCAGTTCTGGTCGTCGAGCCTGATCGAAATCCTGCCGCCGCGCGCGAGCGCAATGACCGACGAAGACAAGGAACACTGCGTCGATCTCTCACTTGCGACGCACCTTCTCACGGGCACCACCACGGTGATGCAGATGGGCGAAGTCTCGGAGTACGTCGTCGAGGCCGCCGATCGCACCGGCATCCGCGCCTACATCGCCGAGTCGTATCGTTCGGGGCGATGGCTCACCCGCGACGGGCGTCGCGTCGAGTACGAGTGGTTTGACGACGACGGCAAGAAGGCGATGGACGCTGCGGCCGGGCTCGTACGGAACATTCACGAGCGCGGCAACGAGCGCCTGCGAGGCTGGCTCAACCCCTCGCAGGTCGACACGTGCAGCGAGGCGCTGCTGCGCGAGAGCATGGAACTCTCGCAGGAGCTCGACGTACCGATCTCAATTCACGCGGCGCAGAGCCTCACAGAGTTCGTCGAGATGACTCGTCGCAATGGCCGGACCCCGATCGAATGGCTTGACGACGTCGGTTTCCTCAACGATCGTGTCATTCTCGGGCATGCGCTGTTCCTCTCCGGCACGCCCTGGGTGAACTTCGCCGGCGACGACCTCGGGCTGATCGCTCGCTCCGGCGCATCGGTGTCGTACAACGCGTGGACATTCGGTCGCAACGGCATCAACATGTTCTCGTACGACAAGTACCTCAAGGCAGGCGTCAACGTTTGCCTTGGCACCGATAGCGACATGCAGTCCATGCTCGAGTCGCTGCGCTGGACCGCGGTGCTCGGCAAGATCGCCGAACGTCGCAGCGACGGAGCACGTGCCGACCAGGCCTTCAACTCGGCGACCATCGACGCCGCAAACTACCTCGGGCGTCCTGACCTGGGCCGAATCTCAGAGGGAGCGAAGGCCGATCTCCTCTTCTGGAACAACGACTCCCCGTCGATGACTCCGAGCCGAGACCCAATCAAGAGCATCGTCTACTACGCCCAGCCGGAAGACCTGCGCGACGTCATGGTTTCTGGCGAGTACGTCGTGCGTGATCGCGAGGTGCGCGGCGTCGATATCGAACGCTCTGTGGCAGCGGTGAAGGACGCGGGTCGGCGGGTCTGGAGCACCTGGCCGGAGTACGACTGGGGCAGCCGCACAATCGACGAGCACATTCCCCTGAGCTACCCGCGCTTCGCGTAG
- a CDS encoding sugar kinase yields the protein MTADVFCYGEALTVVAPSPPAPIETRPTCSLGPAGAEFNVAANLATLGVAVQWLGALGEDPFGQIILDEAAFRGVGVDHVHVDDRLSTGVYFKSVEPSGSRVYYYRDGSAFSAANVRDLVGDAPSPRILHTTGITPALSPKARDSTNAVLDREVAGDALISFDVNYRASLWQDIETAAATLLECAQRADVVFVGRDEAELVWGTRTAESIRALLPGPRHLVVKDGDVIATEFIGQRRVDCHPPRVRVTEQVGAGDAFAAGWIAGYLENRGPVERLRFGHLLAAQALQHPGDLVPLPPLDVIHDAVMRDPASWSVTLTGTDPR from the coding sequence GTGACCGCAGACGTGTTCTGTTACGGCGAGGCGTTGACGGTTGTCGCGCCATCTCCACCCGCGCCCATCGAGACCCGGCCCACGTGCTCACTTGGCCCGGCTGGCGCCGAGTTCAACGTCGCCGCGAATCTTGCGACACTCGGGGTCGCGGTGCAGTGGCTCGGGGCGCTCGGCGAAGATCCGTTTGGGCAGATTATTCTCGACGAGGCCGCCTTCCGAGGCGTTGGAGTCGATCACGTGCACGTCGATGATCGGCTCTCCACGGGCGTCTATTTCAAGAGCGTCGAGCCCTCCGGCTCGCGCGTCTACTACTATCGCGACGGCAGCGCCTTCTCAGCCGCGAATGTACGTGACCTCGTGGGGGATGCGCCGAGTCCGCGCATCCTGCACACCACCGGCATCACCCCAGCGCTTTCACCGAAGGCGCGCGACTCGACGAATGCGGTGCTCGACCGCGAGGTTGCAGGTGATGCGCTCATCAGCTTTGACGTAAATTACCGGGCGAGCCTCTGGCAAGACATCGAAACGGCAGCCGCGACGTTGCTTGAGTGCGCGCAGCGCGCCGACGTCGTATTCGTTGGCCGCGACGAGGCCGAGCTGGTTTGGGGGACCCGCACCGCCGAGTCGATTCGCGCGCTTCTCCCGGGTCCTCGGCATCTCGTTGTGAAAGACGGCGATGTGATCGCGACCGAGTTCATTGGGCAGCGGCGCGTTGACTGTCACCCGCCCCGCGTACGCGTCACCGAGCAGGTCGGGGCGGGTGATGCGTTCGCGGCGGGTTGGATTGCGGGCTACCTCGAGAACAGGGGACCGGTTGAGCGGCTGCGATTCGGTCATCTGCTTGCGGCGCAGGCGCTCCAGCATCCCGGAGATCTCGTGCCGTTGCCGCCCCTCGACGTGATTCACGACGCGGTGATGCGTGACCCCGCGAGCTGGTCGGTGACTCTCACGGGCACGGACCCGCGGTAG
- a CDS encoding ABC transporter substrate-binding protein yields the protein MKLRKKLTSLLAMGGVACLALVGCSSGSDAAKTDAAAAPEVHEDLVAMLPDKYADATSLKVGITSTYPPMEYIDEATNELAGFDVDIITEILGRLGLEPEFDIMPKYDQIINAVDTERVDLSLTAMSDTPERREKLDFIDYISSGTMIYTTADSDLAEFEDLCGKSVALAQSTNYPEHIEQLAEEVCGSKDSIEIIGLDTTATAKLQLDQQRADAAVASPESYADMANRQPDTLKPVGEVIQPTLYGIGFSKDNVELREAILASLQSMFDDGTYEQIVNDWGLEAGLLEEPTVNKGEG from the coding sequence ATGAAACTCCGTAAGAAGCTCACCTCGCTCCTGGCGATGGGAGGCGTAGCCTGCCTCGCCCTCGTCGGCTGTTCCTCGGGCAGCGACGCCGCGAAAACTGATGCTGCAGCAGCGCCTGAGGTACACGAAGACCTCGTCGCGATGCTGCCCGACAAGTATGCCGACGCAACTAGTCTGAAGGTTGGAATCACCTCGACCTACCCGCCCATGGAATACATCGACGAGGCGACCAACGAGCTCGCCGGCTTCGACGTCGACATCATCACCGAAATCCTCGGTCGTCTCGGTCTCGAGCCCGAGTTCGACATCATGCCGAAGTACGACCAGATCATCAACGCCGTCGATACCGAGCGCGTCGACCTTAGTCTCACCGCCATGTCAGACACCCCGGAGCGCCGCGAGAAGCTCGACTTCATCGACTACATCTCGTCGGGAACGATGATCTACACGACCGCCGACTCCGACCTCGCCGAGTTTGAGGACCTCTGCGGGAAGTCGGTCGCGCTCGCCCAGTCAACCAACTACCCCGAGCACATCGAACAGCTCGCGGAGGAAGTCTGCGGTAGCAAGGACAGCATTGAGATCATCGGTCTCGACACCACCGCGACCGCGAAGCTCCAGCTCGACCAGCAGCGCGCCGACGCAGCCGTCGCCTCGCCCGAGTCGTACGCCGACATGGCGAACCGCCAGCCCGACACCCTCAAGCCTGTCGGCGAGGTTATTCAGCCGACGCTGTACGGCATCGGGTTCTCGAAGGACAACGTTGAGCTTCGCGAGGCAATCCTCGCTTCGCTGCAGTCAATGTTCGACGACGGCACCTACGAGCAGATCGTAAATGACTGGGGCTTGGAGGCTGGGCTCCTTGAGGAGCCGACCGTTAACAAGGGCGAGGGATAA
- a CDS encoding nitrilase-related carbon-nitrogen hydrolase: protein MNQRTLTAAAIQLGPIPLSAPRNEVLDRLVALLHTAADAGATFVVYPELALTSFFPHWRIDDRNELLQFYETDFPHGSVAPIMRAAAQRAVTFEIGYAEVTPEGQLFNTASLVDGTGELARYRKVHLPGFADEQPEAQHQLLEKGYFGVGNLGFPVTEVQRARVGMAICNDRRWPETYRLLALQGAEIACIGYNTPVATPHLPEIDRLTHFQNHLSMQAGAYQNSMWVIGAAKAGVEEGVDQIGGSAIIAPSGEIVAQAHSVEDEVVVAEIDLDMCTRYRAEVFNFLHHRRPELYGPISAAMDPAWPYPMAR, encoded by the coding sequence ATGAACCAGCGAACCCTGACCGCAGCGGCGATTCAGCTCGGGCCGATCCCGCTGTCGGCCCCGCGAAACGAGGTGCTCGATCGGCTCGTCGCGCTGCTCCATACCGCCGCGGATGCCGGTGCAACGTTCGTCGTGTACCCCGAACTTGCGCTCACCTCGTTCTTCCCACACTGGCGCATCGATGACCGAAACGAACTACTGCAATTCTACGAGACCGATTTCCCACATGGCTCGGTTGCGCCGATCATGCGAGCGGCCGCTCAACGCGCCGTGACGTTCGAGATCGGTTACGCCGAAGTCACCCCCGAGGGACAGCTTTTCAACACCGCGAGCCTCGTCGACGGCACAGGCGAGCTTGCACGCTATCGCAAGGTGCATCTGCCGGGCTTTGCCGACGAGCAGCCTGAAGCTCAGCACCAGTTGCTTGAGAAGGGCTATTTCGGCGTCGGCAATCTCGGATTCCCGGTCACCGAAGTGCAGCGCGCTCGCGTCGGCATGGCGATCTGTAACGACCGCCGCTGGCCCGAAACCTACCGGCTCCTCGCGCTGCAGGGGGCCGAGATCGCGTGCATCGGCTACAACACCCCTGTGGCGACGCCGCATCTTCCCGAGATTGATCGGCTAACCCATTTCCAGAATCACCTCTCGATGCAGGCAGGCGCGTACCAAAACTCGATGTGGGTGATTGGCGCCGCTAAGGCCGGCGTTGAAGAGGGCGTCGACCAGATCGGCGGGTCGGCAATCATCGCGCCCTCGGGCGAGATCGTGGCTCAGGCCCACTCTGTCGAAGACGAGGTTGTGGTGGCCGAGATTGACCTCGACATGTGCACGCGTTACCGTGCCGAGGTGTTTAACTTCCTGCACCATCGACGTCCCGAGCTCTACGGACCAATCAGTGCCGCGATGGACCCGGCCTGGCCGTATCCAATGGCCAGGTAG